A section of the Neorhizobium galegae bv. orientalis str. HAMBI 540 genome encodes:
- a CDS encoding YceI family protein, with amino-acid sequence MTRKTTVIAAMLLAMSLPGAGFSAVNVPSLTEAAGRYAITSGSRIAFAVDQVGGGGIKGKFGKFSGTFNLKAGDLTHSMVNFDLKPESVSTGQDRIDAFLRSGAVFDSGHFETISFRSERVEQTGPDSARITGTLTAKGHSSSEVFDVKLTSWSGRRIGFNVSGKIFRSRYAMDVGTPIYSNVVQFDMVIEGERN; translated from the coding sequence ATGACCCGCAAGACAACCGTCATCGCAGCCATGCTGCTCGCCATGTCGCTCCCCGGAGCCGGCTTCTCGGCCGTGAACGTTCCGAGCCTCACCGAGGCGGCGGGGCGTTATGCCATCACCTCCGGTTCCCGCATCGCGTTTGCCGTGGATCAGGTCGGCGGCGGTGGCATCAAAGGCAAGTTCGGTAAGTTTTCAGGCACGTTTAACCTGAAGGCCGGCGATCTTACGCATTCAATGGTGAATTTCGATCTGAAGCCGGAAAGCGTCAGCACCGGCCAGGACCGCATCGACGCCTTCCTGCGTTCCGGTGCCGTCTTCGATTCCGGTCATTTCGAGACGATCTCGTTCCGCTCGGAACGGGTCGAGCAGACCGGCCCGGACAGCGCCCGCATCACCGGCACGCTGACCGCCAAGGGTCATAGCTCGTCCGAAGTCTTCGATGTGAAACTGACCTCCTGGAGTGGCCGCAGGATAGGTTTCAATGTCAGCGGCAAGATCTTCCGCTCCCGCTACGCCATGGACGTCGGCACGCCGATCTATTCCAATGTCGTGCAGTTCGACATGGTGATCGAAGGCGAGCGGAACTAG
- a CDS encoding HAMP domain-containing methyl-accepting chemotaxis protein: MSRPSIKIALATLFTIIGVLFVVSAWVTTSGIAKMNEESTQIVTNRVPKLIASQDIRLAFSRLNFAFARRVIAETPKAIKEADQFMAERQKDLHDSIEGVRPTVVTAKGKELLANIEKAIAAYDVPGKKMLKLSGEEGEEEGARILNEELLPQIELARLPIMAMLNYNLSKVDDAYKESQDFFSTTVTTSYAMTSICFLILFGAGFYAVAGIANPVEKITTSMKGLADGNCAKEIPFAGRGDEIGAMAAAVEVFRLAAIDNERLVAEAEEQRHSNERQRIALGKAAAEEARGQLLQATSAFASALKHLASGDLSYRITETVSEDFTSLCSDFNTAALQLSQTLSSVADAAGAIDNGTQEIASSANDLSRRTEQQAASLEETAAALDQITANVGNSSKRAEEAQQAAKQANDSARSSGEVMSQAVQAMSRIEESSKQISNIIGVIDEIAFQTNLLALNAGVEAARAGEAGKGFAVVAQEVRELAQRSAKAAKEIKALIQTSTGEVESGVRLVGGTGEALKAIENHIITINAHMNSIAISAKEQSTGLAEVNTAVNQMDQVTQRNAAMVEESNAASTNLALESVKLRDLIGQFRLAGQTAGGGGNQTHRASRYPNDTRSAGSPVHAQRANAPRSAGGRGGAATAGKEDWSEF, encoded by the coding sequence ATGTCCCGCCCCAGCATAAAGATCGCCCTGGCCACCCTCTTCACGATCATCGGAGTGCTTTTCGTTGTGTCTGCCTGGGTCACAACCAGCGGCATCGCCAAGATGAATGAAGAATCGACGCAGATCGTCACCAATCGCGTCCCCAAGCTCATCGCATCCCAGGATATCCGCCTCGCCTTCTCGCGCCTCAATTTTGCCTTTGCTCGCCGGGTGATCGCCGAAACGCCGAAAGCGATCAAGGAAGCCGACCAGTTCATGGCTGAGCGGCAGAAGGATCTGCACGATTCGATCGAGGGCGTGCGGCCGACGGTCGTCACCGCCAAGGGCAAGGAACTGCTTGCGAATATCGAAAAAGCGATTGCCGCCTACGACGTGCCGGGCAAGAAAATGCTGAAGCTGTCCGGGGAGGAAGGCGAAGAGGAGGGCGCACGGATACTGAACGAGGAACTTCTGCCGCAGATCGAACTGGCCAGGTTGCCGATCATGGCGATGCTGAACTACAATCTCTCCAAGGTGGATGACGCCTACAAGGAGAGCCAGGACTTCTTCTCAACGACCGTCACCACCAGCTATGCCATGACCAGCATCTGCTTTCTGATCCTGTTCGGCGCCGGCTTCTATGCGGTGGCCGGTATCGCCAATCCCGTCGAGAAGATCACCACCTCGATGAAGGGACTGGCGGATGGCAATTGCGCCAAGGAAATCCCCTTTGCTGGCCGCGGCGATGAGATCGGCGCGATGGCCGCGGCGGTCGAAGTGTTTCGCCTGGCGGCGATCGATAACGAGAGACTCGTGGCAGAGGCAGAAGAGCAGCGCCACAGCAACGAGCGGCAGCGTATCGCGCTCGGCAAGGCGGCTGCGGAAGAGGCTCGGGGCCAGCTGTTGCAGGCCACGAGCGCATTTGCCAGCGCATTGAAGCATCTCGCCTCAGGCGATCTCAGCTACAGGATCACCGAAACCGTCTCTGAGGACTTCACGTCTCTCTGCAGCGATTTCAACACCGCCGCTTTACAGCTCTCGCAGACCCTTTCCTCTGTCGCCGACGCCGCCGGCGCGATTGATAACGGCACCCAGGAAATCGCCTCGAGCGCCAACGATCTTTCCAGACGTACCGAACAGCAGGCGGCATCTCTGGAAGAGACAGCGGCCGCGCTGGACCAGATCACCGCCAATGTCGGCAATTCCTCCAAACGGGCCGAGGAGGCGCAGCAGGCGGCCAAGCAGGCCAATGACAGTGCCCGCAGCTCGGGTGAGGTGATGTCGCAGGCCGTCCAGGCGATGAGCCGCATCGAAGAATCGTCCAAGCAGATCTCCAATATCATCGGTGTCATCGACGAGATCGCCTTCCAGACCAACCTGCTGGCCCTGAATGCCGGTGTCGAGGCCGCACGTGCCGGCGAGGCGGGCAAGGGTTTTGCCGTGGTTGCCCAGGAAGTCCGGGAATTGGCGCAGCGCTCCGCCAAGGCCGCCAAGGAAATCAAGGCCCTTATCCAGACTTCCACGGGCGAAGTTGAAAGCGGCGTCAGATTGGTCGGCGGAACCGGCGAAGCTCTAAAGGCGATCGAGAATCACATCATCACTATCAACGCGCATATGAATTCCATCGCCATCTCGGCGAAGGAGCAATCAACCGGACTTGCGGAGGTCAACACCGCCGTCAACCAGATGGACCAGGTGACACAGCGCAACGCCGCCATGGTCGAGGAATCGAACGCCGCCAGCACGAACCTTGCGTTGGAAAGCGTCAAGCTGCGCGATCTGATCGGCCAGTTCAGGCTTGCCGGACAAACGGCCGGCGGCGGTGGCAACCAGACGCATCGGGCGTCTCGATACCCCAACGACACTCGGTCGGCCGGATCGCCCGTCCATGCCCAGCGCGCCAACGCCCCTCGCAGCGCCGGCGGCCGGGGGGGCGCGGCGACGGCGGGCAAGGAAGACTGGTCGGAATTCTGA
- a CDS encoding methyl-accepting chemotaxis protein yields the protein MSLKNLSLNKKLIITFAALMSVCLLASAGVYWQALKSSRSSAQQVVSQTIMMNVDAALEAMLEQAVNQRGFLLFKSDSTYADVFNNREKMIAAIDSAKKAAAGMPDMLASLDAMRAAADVFHTQLTVPQLDARKNTSKPIEEVIEIGRNQSKGQLDVFREAAAKIKKQAFDLSTTMVNAQTQAHNDLLLTLLIGGGIAGLIAVALVLALSRAIVKPIVGMTEAMTSLAGGNHDIGIPALERGDEVGRMAKAVTVFKDAAIEKQRLARDADVLRDTSERERLDNDAQKAREAANLESAIDALATGLASLADGDVAYRIEKPFSGNLDRLRTDFNQALGRLQTALQAVGENASAISSGAGEIRSAADDLGRRTEQQAAAVEETAAALEQVTTTVKESARRAEDVGQRVERTRIGAEKSGEVVRRAVSAMEQISKSSGEIGNIISVIDDIAFQTNLLALNAGVEAARAGEAGKGFAVVAQEVRELAQRSANAAKEIKSLITTSSQQVDAGVALVGETGQALEAIVGEVQQINQHLSAIVISTREQSTGLQEINTSVNAMDQGTQQNAAMVEEQNAASHKLAQEAQALDALLRQFNFGGTPSVRTSRPVAAPSAARPVASPANALRSTVARAFSGKAASAAAVKEEWSEF from the coding sequence ATGTCGCTTAAAAACCTATCCCTGAACAAGAAGCTGATCATCACCTTCGCGGCGTTGATGTCGGTCTGTCTGCTGGCATCGGCCGGCGTTTATTGGCAGGCCTTGAAGTCGAGCCGCTCGTCTGCGCAGCAGGTCGTTTCCCAGACGATCATGATGAATGTCGACGCGGCACTCGAAGCGATGCTGGAACAGGCCGTCAATCAGCGCGGCTTCCTGCTCTTCAAGAGCGACAGCACCTATGCCGACGTCTTCAACAACCGCGAGAAGATGATCGCCGCGATCGACTCCGCCAAGAAGGCGGCTGCCGGCATGCCGGATATGCTCGCCTCGCTCGATGCGATGCGGGCCGCAGCCGATGTCTTCCACACTCAGCTCACCGTTCCGCAGCTCGATGCGCGCAAGAACACCAGCAAGCCGATTGAAGAAGTCATCGAGATCGGCCGCAACCAGTCCAAGGGCCAGCTCGACGTATTCCGCGAGGCTGCCGCCAAGATCAAGAAGCAGGCTTTCGACCTGTCGACCACCATGGTCAACGCCCAGACCCAGGCCCATAACGATCTGCTGCTGACGCTCCTCATCGGCGGCGGTATTGCCGGCCTGATCGCGGTCGCCCTGGTGCTTGCCCTGTCGCGTGCCATCGTCAAACCGATCGTCGGCATGACGGAAGCCATGACCAGCCTTGCCGGCGGCAATCATGATATCGGCATTCCCGCTCTCGAACGCGGCGACGAAGTCGGCCGTATGGCCAAGGCCGTCACCGTCTTCAAGGATGCGGCGATCGAAAAGCAGCGCCTGGCCCGCGATGCGGATGTCCTGCGCGACACCAGCGAGCGCGAACGCCTCGACAACGACGCCCAGAAGGCACGCGAAGCCGCCAATCTCGAATCTGCGATCGACGCGCTTGCCACGGGGCTTGCAAGCCTTGCCGATGGCGATGTCGCCTACCGTATCGAAAAGCCGTTCTCAGGCAATCTCGACCGGCTGCGCACCGACTTCAACCAGGCGCTCGGCCGGCTGCAGACCGCCCTCCAGGCGGTCGGCGAAAATGCGTCGGCGATCAGTTCCGGCGCCGGCGAAATCCGCTCCGCGGCCGACGATCTCGGCCGCCGCACCGAACAGCAGGCTGCAGCCGTCGAAGAGACAGCCGCCGCGCTGGAACAGGTGACGACGACGGTGAAGGAATCCGCCCGCCGAGCAGAAGATGTCGGCCAGCGCGTCGAGCGGACCCGCATCGGCGCCGAAAAGTCCGGCGAAGTGGTTCGCCGGGCAGTTTCCGCCATGGAGCAGATCTCAAAATCCTCCGGCGAGATCGGCAATATCATCTCGGTCATCGACGACATCGCCTTCCAGACCAACCTTCTGGCGCTCAATGCAGGCGTCGAGGCAGCGCGCGCCGGCGAGGCGGGCAAGGGTTTTGCGGTCGTCGCACAGGAAGTCCGCGAGCTTGCTCAGCGTTCCGCCAATGCGGCAAAGGAGATCAAGTCGCTGATCACCACCTCCAGCCAGCAGGTGGATGCGGGCGTCGCGCTGGTCGGCGAGACCGGCCAGGCGCTGGAAGCGATCGTCGGCGAAGTGCAGCAGATCAACCAGCACCTCTCCGCCATCGTCATCTCCACCCGCGAACAGTCGACCGGCCTCCAGGAGATCAACACGTCGGTCAACGCGATGGACCAGGGCACCCAGCAGAACGCCGCCATGGTCGAAGAGCAGAACGCGGCAAGCCACAAGCTCGCCCAGGAAGCCCAGGCGCTCGATGCCCTGCTGAGGCAGTTCAACTTCGGGGGCACGCCATCGGTCCGGACCTCGCGTCCGGTTGCGGCCCCGTCGGCAGCCCGTCCGGTGGCCTCGCCGGCAAATGCCCTGCGTTCCACCGTCGCCCGCGCCTTTTCCGGCAAGGCGGCGAGCGCCGCCGCCGTCAAGGAAGAGTGGTCGGAATTCTGA
- a CDS encoding crotonase/enoyl-CoA hydratase family protein, with translation MSVSDNHILVERPEAQPGVMVIRFNRPEKKNAITSAMYNRMTAALEEANRDDAVRAVAFLGTEGCFSAGNDMGDFLAYAMSGSKEAPAAAVFIKALALAEKPLVSGVDGLAIGIGTTLNMHCDLTVASARSVFKTPFVDLALVPEAASSLLAPKSIGHQRAFAMLVAGEGFSAQAALDAGLIWKIVEPQAVEAETLALAASLASKPPQALKIARDLVRGPREAVLARIDEELVHFSAQLKSAEARAAFEAFMRR, from the coding sequence ATGTCCGTGAGCGACAATCATATCCTCGTCGAACGCCCCGAGGCCCAGCCGGGCGTCATGGTGATCCGCTTCAACCGGCCGGAAAAGAAGAACGCCATCACCTCGGCCATGTACAACCGCATGACCGCAGCGCTCGAAGAGGCGAACAGGGACGATGCCGTGCGCGCCGTCGCCTTCCTGGGCACCGAAGGCTGCTTTTCCGCCGGCAACGACATGGGCGACTTCCTCGCCTATGCCATGTCCGGATCGAAGGAGGCGCCTGCCGCCGCCGTTTTCATCAAGGCCTTAGCGCTTGCCGAAAAACCGCTGGTGTCCGGGGTCGACGGCCTCGCGATCGGCATCGGCACCACCTTGAACATGCATTGCGACCTGACGGTCGCCTCCGCCCGCAGCGTCTTCAAGACGCCCTTCGTCGACCTGGCGCTGGTGCCGGAGGCAGCCTCCAGCCTGCTCGCCCCCAAATCCATCGGTCATCAGCGCGCCTTTGCCATGCTGGTGGCGGGCGAGGGGTTTTCGGCGCAAGCTGCACTCGATGCCGGTCTGATCTGGAAGATCGTAGAGCCGCAGGCGGTCGAAGCCGAGACTCTGGCGCTTGCCGCAAGCCTTGCCAGCAAACCGCCGCAGGCCCTGAAGATCGCCCGAGATCTGGTGCGCGGACCGCGCGAGGCGGTACTTGCGCGTATCGACGAGGAGCTGGTGCATTTCTCCGCCCAGCTCAAAAGTGCAGAAGCACGCGCCGCCTTCGAGGCCTTCATGCGGCGTTAA
- a CDS encoding class I SAM-dependent RNA methyltransferase, with amino-acid sequence MSTVTVTINRLGAQGHGIANGENGPVYVPYALPGETLAIARNGDHGTVMSTSNPSPDRVTPPCRHFGPDSDACGGCSLQHLADVPYHAFKRNLVVEALKSKGLTPEVGELVIAHAGERRRVVFSARKTEKELLLGFNRAETNHIVSIVECPIASPGIVARLEAIRAVGKALATGSETFRIAVLETLAGLDLAAEGLKPLDDKQRRTVTETVLALKSIARVSVNGEIVIELQKPLVDFGGVKVSPPPGAFTQATKPAEDAMAELVLSHIGKAKRVIDLFAGSGTFSLRLARIAKVHAVEGDEKSVRALDVAGRNTQGLKPVSVEKRDLYRRPMMVSELKNYDAVVFDPPRAGAEVQMKELARSTVKTVVAVSCNPLTLARDLRILVDAGYQIKAVTPIDQFLWSPHVEAVALLQK; translated from the coding sequence ATGAGCACGGTCACCGTCACGATCAATCGGCTCGGCGCCCAGGGCCACGGTATCGCCAATGGCGAAAACGGCCCCGTCTACGTGCCCTATGCGCTGCCCGGCGAAACGCTGGCGATCGCCCGCAACGGCGATCACGGCACGGTCATGTCGACCTCCAATCCGTCGCCGGACCGGGTCACGCCGCCCTGTCGTCACTTCGGACCCGACAGCGACGCCTGCGGCGGTTGTTCGCTGCAGCATCTGGCGGATGTCCCCTACCACGCCTTCAAGCGCAACCTCGTCGTCGAGGCCCTAAAATCCAAGGGCCTGACGCCTGAAGTGGGTGAGCTGGTCATCGCCCATGCCGGCGAGCGTCGGCGGGTGGTGTTTTCCGCCCGCAAGACCGAGAAGGAATTGCTGCTCGGCTTCAACCGTGCCGAGACCAACCACATCGTCTCGATCGTCGAATGTCCGATCGCCTCGCCCGGCATCGTTGCCCGGCTGGAGGCGATCCGCGCGGTGGGCAAGGCACTGGCGACCGGTTCGGAGACGTTCCGGATCGCGGTTCTCGAAACGCTTGCCGGCCTCGATCTTGCCGCAGAAGGGCTGAAGCCGCTCGACGACAAGCAGCGGCGCACGGTCACCGAGACGGTGCTGGCGCTGAAAAGCATCGCGCGGGTTTCGGTCAATGGCGAGATCGTCATCGAATTGCAGAAGCCGCTGGTGGATTTCGGCGGCGTCAAGGTCTCCCCGCCACCAGGCGCCTTTACCCAGGCGACAAAACCGGCGGAAGACGCGATGGCTGAACTGGTGCTGTCGCATATCGGCAAGGCCAAGCGGGTTATCGACCTGTTTGCCGGCTCGGGCACCTTCTCGCTCCGGCTCGCCCGCATCGCCAAGGTGCATGCAGTCGAAGGCGACGAGAAATCGGTCAGGGCGCTCGACGTTGCGGGCCGCAACACTCAAGGCCTGAAGCCCGTATCGGTGGAGAAGCGCGACCTCTACCGCCGGCCGATGATGGTTTCGGAGCTCAAGAACTACGACGCCGTCGTCTTCGATCCGCCGCGCGCCGGTGCCGAAGTCCAGATGAAGGAGCTTGCCCGCTCGACCGTAAAGACGGTCGTGGCGGTGAGCTGCAACCCGCTGACACTCGCCCGCGACCTTCGTATTCTCGTCGATGCCGGATACCAGATCAAGGCGGTCACGCCGATCGACCAGTTTCTCTGGTCGCCGCATGTCGAAGCGGTGGCGCTGCTGCAAAAATAA
- a CDS encoding cytochrome b, producing MPRRPADGYDPIAIVLHWLIALLILGLLVLGFVMTLQSIDPALQFSLFQWHKSFGMLALLLAAVRLVHSLTVVRVKPVKGLSALEHRSADAMHYLLMTLAGVVPVAGWMIASVSPLEIPTFAFDLVVIPHLPMPKSDAAEVWWTTVHAVLAYSMLALVLLHSGAALYHHYVRHDDVLTRMLGSRHRTAKTSIEEPGP from the coding sequence ATGCCGCGCCGCCCTGCCGACGGTTATGATCCCATCGCGATCGTTCTGCACTGGCTGATCGCATTGTTGATCCTCGGCCTGCTGGTGCTCGGCTTCGTCATGACCCTCCAATCGATTGATCCAGCCCTGCAGTTCTCGCTTTTCCAGTGGCACAAGTCCTTCGGCATGCTGGCGCTGCTTCTGGCGGCCGTGAGGCTCGTCCATTCGCTGACCGTCGTACGGGTGAAACCCGTCAAAGGTCTGAGCGCCCTGGAACATCGCTCGGCAGACGCGATGCATTATCTGCTGATGACTTTGGCGGGGGTGGTGCCGGTGGCCGGCTGGATGATCGCCTCCGTATCGCCGCTCGAAATTCCGACCTTCGCGTTCGATCTCGTCGTCATTCCGCATCTTCCGATGCCGAAGTCCGATGCCGCCGAGGTCTGGTGGACGACCGTCCATGCGGTTCTCGCCTATTCGATGCTGGCACTCGTCCTCCTGCATTCGGGCGCCGCACTCTACCACCACTATGTCAGGCACGACGACGTGCTCACCCGCATGCTCGGCAGCCGGCACCGCACCGCAAAAACATCCATCGAGGAGCCGGGACCATGA
- a CDS encoding 2OG-Fe(II) oxygenase — MAQLVYPIDADTLLADVDAARSMAKNYAGAYQSASPYPHICIDNFLPEQVLENVLTDLRNRPEKETTFARAQENKKVSYVPERLPTYTKNLFYALNSRPFILFLEEMTGIEGLIPDPFFFGAGVHETANGGHLDIHADFNLHSKMKVERRLNTLIYLNKDWREEWGGSFEIWDKEMKGKVHSFTPLFNRMVTFSTTSDSFHGNPSVVNHPDGKSRDSIALYYYTATWDDSRKSHSTLFKPRPNSTDKKDYAEIRRDVLRDFTPPMLYRKIIGPLSRLGF; from the coding sequence ATGGCGCAGTTAGTATATCCCATTGATGCGGATACTCTTCTGGCAGATGTTGATGCTGCTCGCTCGATGGCCAAGAATTATGCCGGAGCTTATCAATCGGCATCGCCTTATCCGCATATCTGCATCGACAATTTCCTGCCCGAGCAGGTTCTGGAGAACGTCCTGACCGACCTCCGGAACCGTCCGGAAAAGGAAACGACCTTTGCGAGGGCGCAGGAAAACAAGAAGGTCTCCTATGTTCCGGAGCGGCTTCCGACCTACACCAAGAACCTGTTTTATGCGCTGAATTCGCGGCCCTTCATCCTGTTCCTGGAGGAGATGACCGGGATCGAAGGATTGATCCCCGATCCGTTCTTTTTCGGCGCCGGTGTCCATGAGACCGCCAACGGCGGGCATCTCGATATCCATGCGGACTTCAACCTCCATTCCAAGATGAAGGTCGAGCGCCGGCTCAACACGCTGATCTATCTCAACAAGGACTGGCGGGAAGAGTGGGGCGGCTCGTTCGAGATCTGGGACAAGGAAATGAAGGGCAAGGTGCACAGCTTCACTCCCCTGTTCAATCGCATGGTCACCTTCTCGACCACGTCGGATTCCTTCCACGGCAACCCCTCGGTCGTGAACCATCCGGATGGCAAGTCGAGAGATTCGATCGCGCTCTATTATTACACGGCGACCTGGGACGATTCCCGCAAGTCGCATTCGACGCTCTTCAAGCCGCGGCCGAATTCCACCGACAAGAAGGACTACGCCGAAATACGCCGCGACGTGCTGCGGGATTTCACACCGCCGATGCTCTATCGCAAGATCATCGGGCCGCTGAGCCGCCTCGGTTTCTAA
- a CDS encoding DUF4424 domain-containing protein: MRGRMLIVGLLAFAPPAFANDSMAELKTGGLIYVQTSDVAMAEEQLYISRDEVRVDYVFKNASDKDVESVIAFPMPDITGSMDSDIALENTDSDNFLGFSVVQDSRQIKPELQQRVLAAGIDRTDELVARNIPLLPYSDRTLAALKALPEDVKAAWIAEGLVFVNRYDAGKGWQEDLTPAWTLRSVYWWKTKFPAGKPVRVSHRYKPSVGGTVAMTFIDQGKPATNYKDYADRYCIDTAFMKTAAKLEAAAGKGGPNYTEQWVSYILTTGANWGGSIGKFKLTIDKGREKDYLSFCGNGVKKIGPTTFEMTADDFYPEKDLNILFLTAADQ, encoded by the coding sequence ATGCGGGGGAGAATGCTGATCGTTGGATTGCTGGCCTTTGCGCCCCCGGCTTTCGCCAACGATTCCATGGCGGAACTGAAGACGGGCGGGCTGATCTACGTCCAGACCTCGGATGTGGCGATGGCCGAGGAACAGCTCTACATTTCCCGCGACGAAGTGCGGGTCGATTACGTCTTCAAGAACGCCAGCGACAAGGATGTTGAAAGCGTCATCGCCTTCCCAATGCCGGACATCACCGGCAGCATGGATAGCGATATCGCGCTCGAGAACACCGACAGTGACAATTTCCTCGGTTTTTCGGTTGTGCAGGACAGCCGGCAGATCAAGCCGGAACTGCAGCAGCGGGTGCTGGCGGCCGGCATCGACCGCACCGACGAACTCGTGGCGCGCAACATTCCGCTTCTGCCCTATAGCGACAGGACGCTTGCCGCACTCAAGGCCCTGCCCGAAGACGTGAAGGCCGCCTGGATCGCCGAAGGGCTGGTGTTCGTCAACCGCTACGACGCCGGCAAGGGCTGGCAAGAGGACCTGACGCCTGCCTGGACGCTGCGCTCGGTCTATTGGTGGAAGACGAAATTTCCGGCCGGCAAGCCCGTCCGTGTCAGCCACCGCTATAAGCCGAGCGTCGGGGGCACTGTCGCCATGACCTTCATCGATCAGGGTAAGCCGGCGACGAACTACAAGGACTATGCCGACCGCTACTGCATCGACACCGCATTCATGAAGACGGCCGCAAAACTCGAAGCGGCGGCCGGAAAAGGCGGCCCGAACTATACCGAGCAATGGGTGTCCTACATCCTCACCACCGGCGCCAACTGGGGCGGTTCGATCGGTAAGTTCAAGCTGACGATCGACAAGGGCAGGGAGAAGGATTACCTCAGCTTCTGCGGCAACGGCGTGAAGAAGATCGGCCCCACGACTTTCGAAATGACCGCCGACGATTTCTATCCGGAAAAGGATCTGAATATCCTGTTCCTGACGGCTGCCGATCAGTGA
- a CDS encoding TlyA family RNA methyltransferase, translating into MSSSPENQRLDQLLVSLNLVASRARARDAIARGTVTVNGRVVTKPSLTFPLDAKLTIDDPAQDYVSRAALKLVAALDHFKLDPAGHDCLDIGASTGGFTEVLIMHGAEHVTSIDVGHGQMHPRLLAEPRVTNIEGLNARYLTAEDYDDREITFIVSDVSFISLKLALAPALDLAEPGAHCVLLVKPQFEAGRDAISKAGLLKEPETAPAVAAELERWLVEEMGWASLGLIPSPIAGGDGNQEYLLAGRKPGEPS; encoded by the coding sequence ATGTCCTCAAGCCCTGAAAACCAACGCCTCGACCAGCTTCTCGTCTCGCTCAATCTCGTGGCGAGCAGAGCTCGTGCGCGCGACGCGATCGCCCGCGGCACCGTCACCGTCAACGGCCGCGTTGTCACCAAACCGAGCCTCACCTTCCCGCTCGACGCGAAACTCACGATCGACGACCCGGCGCAGGATTACGTCTCCCGCGCGGCGCTGAAGCTCGTCGCGGCGCTCGATCACTTCAAGCTCGACCCGGCCGGCCACGACTGTCTCGATATCGGCGCCTCCACCGGCGGCTTTACCGAAGTGCTGATCATGCACGGCGCAGAGCATGTGACCTCGATCGACGTCGGCCACGGACAGATGCATCCGCGGCTGCTCGCCGAGCCGCGGGTCACCAATATCGAGGGCCTCAACGCCCGCTATCTGACCGCCGAGGATTACGACGACCGCGAGATCACCTTCATCGTCTCCGACGTCTCGTTCATCTCGCTGAAGCTGGCGCTGGCGCCGGCCCTGGATCTTGCCGAGCCCGGCGCGCATTGCGTGCTGCTGGTCAAGCCGCAATTCGAGGCGGGACGCGATGCGATCAGCAAGGCCGGCCTGTTGAAGGAACCGGAGACGGCGCCGGCGGTTGCGGCCGAACTCGAACGCTGGCTGGTCGAAGAGATGGGCTGGGCAAGCCTCGGGCTCATCCCCTCCCCGATCGCCGGCGGCGACGGCAACCAGGAATACCTGCTCGCAGGCAGGAAGCCCGGTGAACCTTCATGA